In Deinococcus sp. JMULE3, the genomic window CCGCCAACACCCTGCAGGTGCTGCCCACCAACGACGCGCCGGCCTTCAGCGCGCCCTTCATGGAGGACGAGCGGGTCCGCAAACTGACCTTCACCGGGTCCACCGCCGTGGGCCGACTGCTGTACGGGCAGGCCGCCAAGACCATCAAGCGCGTCAGCCTGGAGCTCGGCGGGCACGCGCCCTTCCTGGTGTTCGAGGACGCCGACCTGGAGCGCGCCGCGCGGGAAGTCATGGCCAGCAAGTTCCGCAACGCCGGGCAGACCTGCATCAGCACCAACCGCGTGTACGTGCAGCGGTCCGTCGCCGCCGAATTCACCGCGATCCTCACGCGCCTGACCGGCGACCTCGTCCTCGGTGACCCCTTGCAGGACGGCACCGGGGTCGGCCCCGTCGTCGAGCAGGCCGGACTGGACAAGGTCCGCGCGCAGGTCGAGGATGCCCTCGCCCGCGGCGCGAAAGCCACCGTCGGCGGCACCCACAAGGAAGGCCTGTACTTCCACCCGACCGTCCTGACCGACGTGCACCCGGACAGCCTGATCCTGCGCGAGGAGACCTTCGGACCCGTCGCCCCGGTCGTCGTGTTCGACACCGAGGAGGAAGCCCTCGCGCTGGCGAACGCCAGCGAGTACGGTCTCGCCGCGTACGCCTACACCCGCGACCTGTCCCGTGCGTTCCGCGTCGCCGAGGCGCTCGAGTACGGCATCGTCGGCATCAACGACGGCGGGCCCAGCGCCGCCGCCCCCCAGATGCCCTTCGGCGGCATGAAGAACAGCGGCGTGGGCCGCGAGGGCGGCCACTGGGGCCTCGACGAGTACCTCGAAACGAAGTACATCAGCCTGGGTCTCTGACCACAGGGGGCAGGGGCGCAGCGGAAGCCCTGCCGCCGCGCCCCTGACTGTATCCGGGGGGATCGACCCGTCGGCCCCTCCGCTGCCGCGCCTGCTATCCCGCGCTGACGATCAGTGGGCAGTTCAGGCAGGGGTGGCGGGTGACGAGCACGTCGTGCCCGTACGCGGCGCGGATGTGCCCGCTGGTCAGCGCGGCCTCGGGCGGGGCGCAGGTCAGCACCTGACCATCCGCGAGCAGCAGCACCCGGTCGGCGTACTGCGCGGCGAGGTTCAGGTCGTGCAGGACGGCCAGCACGCCGACGCCTTCCGCACCCAGGTCGCGGGCGAGGCGCAGCGTGGCGTGCTGGTGGGCGAGGTCGAGGCTGGCGGTGGGCTCGTCGAGCAGCAGGACCCGGTCGCCGGGCGTGCCGTGCAGCTGCGCCAGCGTCCGGGCGAGGTGCACGCGCTGCTGCTCACCGCCGCTGAGCGTCTGGATGTCGCGCCCTTCCGCGCCGCGCAGGCCCACGCGGTCCAGGCAGGCGCGGGCGACGTCGCGGTCGTGGGGCGTGTCGCGCGGGCCGTGCGGGATGCGGCCCAGCAGGACGATGTCCAGCACGCTGAACGCGAACGGGGCGGGCGTGTGCTGCGGCAGCGCGGCGCGGTGGCGGGCCAGGTCGGTGCCGGGGCGGTGGGCGGGGCCGCCCAGGACGGTCACGCCGCGCCGGCCGAGTTCGCCGGTCAGGTGGCGCAGCAGGGTGCTCTTGCCCGCGCCGTTGCGGCCCAGCACGGCGAGCAGTTCGCCGCGCCGCAGGGTCAGGTGCACGTCCCGCAGCAGCTGCCGTCCCTGCACGGTGTGCGTCAGGGCCGTCACCTCGATCAGGGATTCGTGCGGGGTCACGCGCCCTCCGCGCGGCGCTGGCGCAGCAGGTACAGGAAGAACGGCGCGCCGAGCAGCGCCGTGAGGATCCCGATGGGCACCTCGGCGGGCGCGGCGACGGTGCGGGCCAGGAGGTCCGCGAGGATCAGCAGGGTCGCGCCGAGCAGCGCGGAGGCGGGCAGCAGCGTCGCGTGGTTCGGGCCGGTCAGGAGCCGCAACAGGTGCGGCACGACCAGGCCGATGAAGCCGATGCTGCCCGCCACGGCGACGCCCGCGCCGACGCTCAGCGCGACCAGGCTGATGATCAGCCACTTCACGCGGGTGACGGGGACGCCCAGGTGCGCCGCGCCGTGCTCGCCGAGCGTCAGGGCGTTCAGGGCGCGGGCGGTCAGCGGCAGACCCACGGTGCCCAGCAGGATCAGCGGCAGGGCGCTCAGGACGGTCGGCCAGGTGGCGCCGCCCAGCGACCCGAGGTTCCAGAAGGTGAGGGTGCGCAGCTGCTCGTCGGTGGCCAGGAACGTCATCAGGCCCGTCCCGGCGCCGCACAGGGCGTTGATGGCGATGCCCGCGAGGAGCATGGTGGTGACGTTCACGCGCCCCCGGTCCTGCGCGAGCAGCGACACGAGCGCCGTGGCGATCAGCGACCCGGCGAAGGCCGCGGCGGGCAGGGAGTAGCTTCCCAGGACGTTGAGGCCCAGCACGACGCTCAGCGCGGCGGCCAGCGCGGCGCCGCTGGTGATGCCCATCAGACCCGGGTCGGCCAGCGGGTTGCGGAACAGACCCTGCAGCGCCGCGCCCGCCACGGCCAGCCCCGCGCCGACCAGGGCGCCCAGCAGGACGCGCGGCAGGCGGATGATCCACAGCACGGCCGCCTGCTGCTCGTCGAACGGGGCGAGCGGCGCGGCGCCCAGCGGGGCGAGGAGGATGCTCAGGACCTGCGCGGGGCTGATGGGCAGGGCGCCGCGGCCGACCGCGAGGATCACCGCGCCCGCCAGCAGGCCGGTCAGGACCGTCAGGGTGAGGGCCGCGCCGGGGCGGGCGGCGCGGCCC contains:
- a CDS encoding NAD-dependent succinate-semialdehyde dehydrogenase, which gives rise to MTTISNDSVTRSEAYFDGAWHTTPRSFEVIHPGTLQPIGSVADCTAEDARRAIDAAELALKEWRRVNPYKRGQILRRWHDLMFEHKEHLARLMTLEMGKPITETRGEVHYAASFIEWCAEEAGRIGGERVPSRCDHKRGFTSSEPVGIVYAVTPWNFPAGMITRKAAPALAAGCVMILKPAEQSPMTALYLAELWLQAGGPANTLQVLPTNDAPAFSAPFMEDERVRKLTFTGSTAVGRLLYGQAAKTIKRVSLELGGHAPFLVFEDADLERAAREVMASKFRNAGQTCISTNRVYVQRSVAAEFTAILTRLTGDLVLGDPLQDGTGVGPVVEQAGLDKVRAQVEDALARGAKATVGGTHKEGLYFHPTVLTDVHPDSLILREETFGPVAPVVVFDTEEEALALANASEYGLAAYAYTRDLSRAFRVAEALEYGIVGINDGGPSAAAPQMPFGGMKNSGVGREGGHWGLDEYLETKYISLGL
- a CDS encoding iron ABC transporter permease; this translates as MERRLPLTRRGRAARPGAALTLTVLTGLLAGAVILAVGRGALPISPAQVLSILLAPLGAAPLAPFDEQQAAVLWIIRLPRVLLGALVGAGLAVAGAALQGLFRNPLADPGLMGITSGAALAAALSVVLGLNVLGSYSLPAAAFAGSLIATALVSLLAQDRGRVNVTTMLLAGIAINALCGAGTGLMTFLATDEQLRTLTFWNLGSLGGATWPTVLSALPLILLGTVGLPLTARALNALTLGEHGAAHLGVPVTRVKWLIISLVALSVGAGVAVAGSIGFIGLVVPHLLRLLTGPNHATLLPASALLGATLLILADLLARTVAAPAEVPIGILTALLGAPFFLYLLRQRRAEGA
- a CDS encoding heme ABC transporter ATP-binding protein; its protein translation is MTPHESLIEVTALTHTVQGRQLLRDVHLTLRRGELLAVLGRNGAGKSTLLRHLTGELGRRGVTVLGGPAHRPGTDLARHRAALPQHTPAPFAFSVLDIVLLGRIPHGPRDTPHDRDVARACLDRVGLRGAEGRDIQTLSGGEQQRVHLARTLAQLHGTPGDRVLLLDEPTASLDLAHQHATLRLARDLGAEGVGVLAVLHDLNLAAQYADRVLLLADGQVLTCAPPEAALTSGHIRAAYGHDVLVTRHPCLNCPLIVSAG